One genomic segment of Thalassospiraceae bacterium LMO-SO8 includes these proteins:
- a CDS encoding c-type cytochrome: MKAVTAVVAAAATWAIVQGAPLRAANADDISETELFTISRGGQIYDNWMSALEADKPSGTHPAYPPAGKQKGASTWRCKECHGWDYKGKDGAYAKGSHATGIKGLRSWDGGDPDKVVATLRGKLHGYTPAMISDSAARKLALFVTKGQIEMDTYIDRATKKAKGDIRRGAGFYQTICSICHGVDGRAINFKEAPKIEYIGTVAQANPWETLHKIRNGQPGIPMVALSALSVQDQVDILAYSQTLPAK, translated from the coding sequence ATGAAAGCAGTAACTGCCGTCGTGGCAGCCGCCGCCACCTGGGCGATCGTCCAAGGAGCGCCTCTGCGGGCTGCCAACGCCGATGACATTTCCGAGACGGAACTGTTCACCATCTCCAGGGGCGGCCAGATTTACGACAACTGGATGTCGGCGCTCGAAGCCGACAAGCCGTCCGGCACCCATCCCGCCTATCCCCCCGCGGGCAAGCAGAAGGGCGCCAGCACCTGGCGCTGCAAGGAATGCCACGGCTGGGATTACAAGGGCAAGGACGGCGCCTACGCCAAGGGCTCCCACGCCACCGGCATCAAGGGCCTGCGCAGCTGGGACGGCGGCGATCCGGACAAGGTGGTCGCTACTCTGCGCGGCAAGCTGCACGGGTATACGCCGGCGATGATCTCGGACTCGGCGGCGCGCAAGCTCGCCCTGTTCGTGACCAAGGGGCAGATCGAAATGGACACCTACATCGACCGGGCGACCAAGAAGGCCAAGGGCGACATCCGCCGTGGGGCCGGCTTCTACCAGACGATCTGTTCGATCTGCCACGGCGTCGACGGCCGCGCGATCAACTTCAAGGAAGCGCCCAAGATCGAATACATCGGCACCGTGGCCCAGGCCAATCCGTGGGAGACCCTGCACAAGATCCGCAACGGCCAGCCCGGCATTCCGATGGTCGCCCTGAGCGCCCTGTCGGTCCAGGACCAGGTCGATATTCTGGCCTACTCCCAGACCCTGCCGGCCAAATAG
- the lepA gene encoding translation elongation factor 4, protein MTTDLSHIRNFAIIAHIDHGKSTLADRLIQMTGGLTDREMSEQVLDSMDIERERGITIKAQTVRLDYTAKDGEKYVLNLIDTPGHVDFTYEVSRSLAACEGSLLVVDATQGVEAQTLANVYLALDVDHEIIPVLNKIDLPAAETERVKAQIEDVIGLDTSDALEISAKTGIGIDSVLEAVVTRLPAPKGDPAAPLTALLVDSWYDPYLGVMILVRVVDGTLKRGQRIRMMANNAAYQVDQVGYLRPKPTKVDELGPGEVGYFTAAIKRVADTNVGDTITDDRKPAAKPLAGFKPSVPVVFCGLFPTDAGDYEDLRDSLEKLHLNDASFHFEAESSAALGLGFRCGFLGLLHLEIVQERLEREFDLDLITTAPSVVYKVHRTDGVMRELHNPVDMPDPSAIDFIEEPWIKASIMVPDEYLGAVLQLCTDRRGEQETLTYVGNRALVVYHLPLNEIVFDFYDRLKSVSRGYASFDYELEGYREGDLAKVSILVNLEPVDALAFIVHKSHAEARGRQICEKLKDLIPRQLFKIAIQAAIGGKVIARETLGAMRKDVTSKCYGGDITRKKKLLEKQKKGKKRMRQFGNVEIPQSAFLAALKTGE, encoded by the coding sequence ATGACCACCGATCTCAGCCATATCCGCAACTTCGCGATCATCGCCCACATTGACCACGGAAAGTCGACGTTGGCCGACCGTCTGATTCAGATGACGGGCGGGCTGACCGACCGCGAGATGTCGGAACAGGTGCTCGACAGCATGGATATCGAGCGCGAGCGCGGCATCACCATCAAGGCGCAGACCGTGCGCCTGGACTACACGGCCAAGGACGGGGAAAAATACGTCCTCAACCTGATCGACACGCCGGGCCATGTCGACTTCACCTACGAGGTCTCGCGCTCGCTGGCCGCCTGCGAGGGCTCGCTCCTGGTCGTCGACGCGACCCAGGGGGTCGAGGCGCAGACGCTCGCCAACGTCTATCTCGCGCTCGACGTCGATCACGAAATCATTCCCGTGCTCAACAAGATCGACCTGCCGGCGGCCGAGACGGAACGGGTCAAGGCGCAGATCGAGGACGTGATCGGCCTCGACACCTCGGACGCCCTGGAAATTTCCGCCAAGACCGGCATCGGCATCGACAGCGTGCTCGAAGCCGTGGTCACCCGCCTGCCGGCGCCCAAGGGCGATCCGGCGGCGCCGCTCACGGCTCTGCTGGTCGACAGCTGGTACGACCCCTATCTCGGCGTGATGATCCTGGTCCGGGTCGTCGACGGCACCCTGAAACGCGGTCAGCGCATCCGCATGATGGCGAACAACGCCGCCTATCAGGTCGATCAGGTCGGCTATCTCCGGCCCAAGCCGACCAAGGTCGACGAACTGGGCCCGGGCGAGGTCGGCTATTTCACGGCCGCGATCAAGCGGGTCGCCGACACCAACGTGGGCGACACCATCACCGACGACCGCAAGCCGGCGGCCAAGCCGCTGGCCGGGTTCAAGCCCTCGGTCCCCGTGGTGTTCTGCGGCCTGTTTCCGACCGATGCCGGCGATTACGAGGATCTGCGCGATTCCCTGGAAAAGCTGCACCTGAACGACGCCAGCTTCCATTTCGAGGCCGAATCCTCCGCCGCCCTGGGCCTGGGATTCCGCTGCGGCTTTCTCGGCCTGCTGCATCTGGAAATCGTCCAGGAACGGCTGGAGCGCGAGTTCGACCTCGACCTCATCACCACCGCGCCCAGCGTGGTCTACAAGGTCCACCGCACCGACGGCGTGATGCGCGAACTGCACAACCCCGTGGACATGCCGGACCCGTCGGCCATCGATTTCATCGAGGAGCCCTGGATCAAGGCCAGCATCATGGTGCCCGACGAATATCTCGGCGCCGTGCTGCAACTGTGCACGGACCGCCGCGGCGAACAGGAAACCCTGACCTATGTCGGCAACCGGGCGCTGGTCGTCTACCACCTGCCGCTCAACGAAATCGTGTTCGACTTCTACGACCGGCTGAAATCGGTCAGCCGCGGCTACGCCAGCTTCGATTACGAACTGGAAGGCTACCGCGAGGGCGATCTGGCCAAGGTCTCGATCCTGGTCAACCTGGAGCCCGTGGACGCGCTGGCCTTCATCGTCCACAAATCCCATGCCGAGGCGCGCGGCCGCCAGATCTGCGAAAAGCTCAAGGACCTGATCCCGCGCCAGCTGTTCAAGATCGCCATCCAGGCGGCCATCGGCGGCAAGGTCATCGCCCGCGAGACGCTCGGCGCCATGCGCAAGGACGTCACCTCGAAATGTTACGGCGGCGACATCACGCGCAAGAAAAAGCTTCTGGAAAAGCAGAAGAAGGGCAAGAAGCGCATGCGCCAGTTCGGCAACGTGGAAATCCCGCAGTCGGCCTTCCTGGCCGCGCTCAAGACCGGCGAATAA
- a CDS encoding LysE family translocator encodes MNWTLFSAFIAATAVLIIIPGPNVMLVISRSMRFGVKAGLITVAGTAFALAQQLAITALGLASAMAVLSDGFEVLRWLGVAYLVYLGVQAFREKPVPPEAAAVTAPGTGRMFFQAAFVAWTNPKLLAFYAAFFPQFLDPALPAGPQLWAMCGAFLAIAVLFDSGYAVIGGRLLGAVKSERAQRIRNRITGGMLIAAGAGLAMVRRT; translated from the coding sequence ATGAACTGGACGCTGTTTTCCGCCTTCATCGCCGCCACGGCGGTACTGATCATCATCCCCGGACCCAACGTGATGCTGGTGATTTCCCGGTCCATGCGGTTCGGCGTCAAGGCCGGGCTGATCACCGTCGCCGGCACGGCCTTCGCCCTGGCGCAGCAGTTGGCGATCACGGCGCTGGGCCTGGCCTCGGCCATGGCGGTCCTGTCCGACGGGTTCGAGGTGCTGCGCTGGCTGGGCGTGGCCTATCTGGTCTATCTGGGCGTGCAGGCCTTCCGTGAAAAGCCGGTCCCGCCGGAAGCCGCCGCCGTCACCGCCCCAGGCACCGGGCGCATGTTCTTTCAGGCCGCATTCGTGGCCTGGACCAATCCGAAGCTGCTTGCGTTCTACGCCGCGTTCTTTCCCCAGTTCCTCGACCCCGCCCTGCCCGCGGGCCCGCAGTTGTGGGCGATGTGCGGCGCGTTTCTCGCGATCGCCGTCCTGTTCGACAGCGGCTATGCGGTGATCGGCGGGCGGCTGCTGGGGGCGGTCAAGAGCGAACGCGCCCAGCGCATCCGCAACCGGATCACCGGCGGCATGCTGATCGCCGCCGGCGCCGGTCTGGCCATGGTGCGGCGAACCTAG
- a CDS encoding tautomerase family protein: protein MPFIAIKTSGKTLGPADIQTLHQETTALMAKIMGKKAEVTAVLVEDAPASRWSVGGRALAGSGGVTAHADIKITQGTNTAAEKAAMIAAMRDLLLRVLPGLSEVAYVVIDEIPATDWGYGGLTQAERKRRADAP, encoded by the coding sequence ATGCCCTTCATCGCCATCAAGACCTCGGGAAAAACCCTCGGCCCCGCCGACATTCAAACCCTGCACCAGGAGACCACGGCCCTCATGGCCAAGATCATGGGCAAGAAGGCCGAGGTCACGGCCGTGCTGGTGGAAGACGCCCCGGCGTCCCGCTGGTCGGTCGGGGGCCGGGCCCTCGCCGGCTCGGGCGGGGTCACGGCCCACGCCGACATCAAGATCACCCAAGGCACCAACACGGCGGCGGAAAAGGCGGCCATGATCGCCGCCATGCGGGACTTGCTGCTGCGCGTCCTGCCCGGTCTAAGCGAGGTCGCCTATGTGGTGATCGATGAAATTCCGGCCACGGACTGGGGCTACGGCGGGCTGACCCAGGCCGAGCGCAAGCGCCGCGCGGACGCGCCCTAG
- a CDS encoding LysR substrate-binding domain-containing protein: MSDLDPDLLRTFVAIADTGRFGAAADRVHRTQAAVSLQVRRLEDRAGAALFRRRGRLMELTEAGETLLGYARRILELNAAALAAVRRGPMAGEVRFGTVQDLAETLLPGALRRFSQAHPAVKVTVSVAGSAQLRAEVTRGAQDMAFVTSGPGDRRDGPRIEAPLIWIAGDGWRMPAGRPLPLAVIDAPCPFRNAALQALDDAGLPWEIAMTSPSLPGVLAAVRAGLGITLRTALSLAPGLSPPAAPLPGLDPDRVAFRLMAGEPLTPAAQALRAAVAEEARAGIRSLPMG; encoded by the coding sequence ATGAGTGATCTTGATCCCGATCTGCTGCGCACCTTCGTCGCCATCGCCGACACGGGCCGCTTCGGCGCGGCGGCCGACCGCGTCCACCGCACCCAGGCGGCGGTCAGTCTGCAGGTGCGGCGGCTCGAGGACCGCGCCGGCGCGGCCCTGTTCCGCCGCCGCGGGCGGCTCATGGAACTGACCGAGGCCGGGGAGACCCTGCTGGGCTATGCCCGGCGGATACTGGAGCTGAACGCCGCCGCGTTGGCCGCCGTGCGCCGGGGGCCGATGGCCGGCGAGGTTCGTTTCGGAACCGTACAGGACTTGGCGGAAACCCTTCTGCCGGGCGCGCTGCGGCGGTTTTCCCAGGCCCATCCCGCGGTCAAGGTGACCGTTTCCGTGGCCGGCAGCGCCCAATTACGGGCCGAGGTCACGCGCGGCGCGCAGGACATGGCCTTCGTCACCAGCGGCCCGGGCGACCGGCGGGACGGTCCCCGCATCGAGGCGCCGCTGATATGGATCGCCGGCGACGGCTGGCGCATGCCCGCCGGCCGGCCCCTGCCGCTGGCCGTGATCGACGCACCCTGCCCGTTCCGCAACGCCGCCCTGCAAGCCCTGGACGACGCCGGCCTGCCGTGGGAAATCGCCATGACCAGCCCGTCCCTGCCGGGGGTTCTGGCAGCGGTGCGGGCGGGGCTGGGCATCACCCTGCGCACGGCCCTGTCCCTGGCGCCGGGGCTGTCGCCGCCGGCGGCCCCCTTGCCCGGCCTGGACCCGGACCGGGTCGCCTTCCGCCTGATGGCGGGTGAACCCCTTACGCCGGCGGCGCAGGCGCTGCGCGCCGCCGTCGCCGAAGAGGCGCGGGCCGGCATCCGGTCTCTGCCGATGGGATGA
- a CDS encoding cold-shock protein, with translation MPTGTVKWFNVTKGFGFVTPDEGGKDAFVHISAVRDSGMETLAEGQKLEYELVPGRDGREAAANLKAIG, from the coding sequence ATGCCTACTGGAACCGTGAAGTGGTTCAATGTAACCAAGGGATTTGGCTTCGTTACGCCCGATGAGGGCGGTAAGGACGCTTTCGTGCATATTTCCGCTGTTCGTGATTCGGGGATGGAAACACTCGCCGAAGGACAGAAGCTGGAATATGAACTGGTGCCTGGGCGTGATGGCCGTGAAGCGGCCGCAAACCTGAAAGCCATCGGATAA
- the folD gene encoding bifunctional methylenetetrahydrofolate dehydrogenase/methenyltetrahydrofolate cyclohydrolase FolD, which produces MTIAAIIDGKAHADRLREKVTAEVRRLKDGPGIVPALAVVLVGDDPASQVYVGAKGKQTVAAGMGSIEHRLPAATPEAELLALIHALNTDPAVHGILVQLPLPDHIDAGAVIAAIDPAKDVDGFHPVNVGRLWSGDPRALVPCTPYGCLLMLKETLGDMTGKRAVVLGRSNIVGKPMAALLIGESCTVTVAHSRTQDLAARCREADILVAAVGRPRMVPGDWVKPGATVIDVGINRIDAPEKGPGKTRIVGDVDFDAAVKVAGAITPVPGGVGPMTICCLLRNTVVAACRQAGLDAPAL; this is translated from the coding sequence ATGACCATTGCTGCGATCATCGACGGCAAAGCCCATGCGGACCGTTTGCGCGAAAAGGTCACGGCCGAAGTCCGGCGCCTGAAGGACGGTCCGGGGATCGTGCCGGCGCTCGCCGTGGTGCTGGTCGGCGACGACCCGGCCAGCCAGGTCTATGTCGGCGCCAAGGGCAAGCAGACCGTCGCGGCCGGGATGGGGTCCATCGAACACCGCCTGCCGGCGGCGACGCCGGAGGCCGAGCTGCTCGCTCTCATCCATGCGCTCAACACCGATCCCGCCGTCCACGGCATCCTGGTGCAGCTGCCCCTGCCGGATCATATCGACGCGGGCGCGGTGATCGCCGCCATCGACCCGGCCAAGGACGTCGACGGGTTCCACCCCGTCAACGTCGGCCGCCTGTGGTCCGGCGATCCGCGCGCCCTGGTGCCCTGCACGCCCTACGGCTGCCTGTTGATGCTCAAGGAAACCTTGGGTGACATGACGGGCAAGCGGGCCGTGGTGCTCGGCCGTTCCAACATCGTCGGCAAGCCCATGGCGGCGCTTCTGATCGGCGAAAGCTGCACGGTGACGGTCGCCCATTCGCGGACCCAGGACCTGGCCGCGCGCTGCCGGGAAGCCGACATTCTGGTCGCCGCCGTTGGCCGTCCGCGCATGGTGCCGGGCGACTGGGTCAAGCCGGGGGCAACGGTGATCGATGTCGGCATCAACCGCATCGACGCACCGGAAAAAGGCCCCGGCAAGACGCGCATCGTCGGCGACGTCGACTTCGACGCGGCGGTCAAGGTGGCCGGTGCCATCACGCCGGTGCCGGGCGGCGTCGGGCCGATGACCATCTGCTGCCTGCTGCGCAACACCGTGGTCGCCGCCTGCCGCCAGGCGGGGCTGGACGCGCCGGCGCTTTAG
- a CDS encoding DUF167 domain-containing protein yields MPTRSSDASRPAAALPFRAAAEGVRVGLKVTPKAAANRLTGLAADAEGGQVLKVSVTAPADKGKANAAVIKLLAKEWGLAKSDLEVLQGAASRTKTLLIRGEGTTLMRRLTDWCESKGLKTQ; encoded by the coding sequence TTGCCCACAAGATCGTCTGACGCTTCCCGGCCCGCGGCGGCCCTGCCGTTCCGGGCGGCGGCGGAGGGCGTGCGCGTGGGGCTCAAGGTCACGCCCAAGGCGGCGGCCAACCGGCTCACCGGCCTTGCCGCCGATGCGGAGGGCGGACAGGTTCTCAAGGTTTCGGTCACGGCCCCGGCCGACAAGGGCAAGGCCAACGCCGCCGTGATCAAGCTTTTGGCCAAGGAATGGGGGCTCGCGAAATCCGACCTGGAAGTTCTCCAGGGCGCGGCGTCCCGGACCAAGACGCTCTTGATCCGGGGCGAGGGGACAACCTTAATGCGCCGGCTTACCGACTGGTGCGAAAGCAAAGGACTGAAGACACAATGA
- a CDS encoding YggT family protein, protein MDVITGPVISILLIALNLYTWVVIIGVILSWLVAFNVVNTSNKFVYMVGDFCYRATEPLLGRIRGFLPNLGGLDISPVVLILGLVFLKEFLIRLAHKIV, encoded by the coding sequence ATGGACGTCATCACCGGCCCCGTCATTTCGATCCTTCTGATCGCCCTCAACCTCTACACCTGGGTCGTCATCATCGGCGTGATCCTGAGCTGGCTGGTCGCCTTCAACGTGGTCAACACATCGAACAAGTTCGTCTACATGGTCGGTGATTTCTGCTACCGGGCGACGGAACCCCTGCTCGGGCGGATTCGCGGCTTTCTGCCCAATCTGGGCGGCCTGGACATTTCGCCGGTGGTGCTGATCCTGGGGCTCGTGTTCCTCAAGGAATTCCTGATCCGTCTTGCCCACAAGATCGTCTGA
- a CDS encoding response regulator: MPSVLVVDDNELARNLIAMPLTEVGFHVETASGGFEALEKFKAGHHQMVITDILMADGEGIGLIRSLLEDSPDLPIVAVSADPRTSEGSSLAMATKMGARKTLSKPFSALDLLAVVGTLLAGEDEPAPRPQPV; this comes from the coding sequence ATGCCGAGTGTGCTGGTTGTCGATGACAATGAGCTGGCGCGCAACTTGATCGCCATGCCGTTGACGGAAGTCGGTTTCCACGTGGAAACCGCGTCGGGCGGCTTTGAAGCCCTTGAGAAATTCAAGGCCGGGCACCATCAGATGGTGATCACCGACATCCTGATGGCCGACGGCGAAGGCATCGGCCTGATCCGCTCGCTGCTGGAAGACAGCCCCGACCTGCCGATCGTCGCCGTATCGGCCGACCCGCGCACCAGCGAAGGCTCGTCCCTCGCCATGGCCACCAAGATGGGCGCCAGAAAGACCCTGTCCAAGCCGTTTTCCGCGCTCGATCTTCTCGCCGTGGTCGGCACCCTGCTGGCGGGCGAGGACGAACCGGCCCCGCGGCCGCAGCCGGTCTGA
- a CDS encoding mechanosensitive ion channel family protein: MNDVEKTLEQNVEQVAKWVDVLIQFGVTYGFQILGALLFLIVGLKAGGWMSRRIQAVCEAKGIDVTLSRFIGNAVKILILTILAIITLGNFGISIAPLIALAGASAFGATMALQGPLSNYGAGLSIILARPFVVGNTITVGDTSGVVDEVKMAHTRLLGEDGERITIPNKDIVGRVIVNSETRRVVQTKIALAADADLERAAQAVRKAVIDALPPAEEDAGGAQPQVGLHDFTFGGLVLGVRFWVPSSRYYELRYAVNRAILEALRGAGVALLSGVQPAVLGDSLSGDGMPEGRREDA; the protein is encoded by the coding sequence ATGAACGACGTCGAAAAGACCTTGGAACAGAACGTCGAGCAGGTCGCCAAATGGGTCGACGTGTTGATCCAATTCGGCGTGACCTACGGTTTCCAGATTCTGGGGGCGCTGCTGTTCCTGATCGTCGGGCTCAAGGCCGGCGGCTGGATGTCACGGCGAATCCAGGCGGTCTGCGAGGCCAAGGGCATCGACGTCACCCTGTCCCGCTTCATCGGCAACGCGGTCAAGATTTTGATCCTGACCATCCTCGCCATCATCACGCTGGGCAATTTCGGCATTTCCATCGCGCCCCTGATTGCGCTCGCCGGGGCGTCGGCCTTCGGCGCCACCATGGCGTTGCAGGGGCCCTTGTCGAACTACGGCGCCGGGCTGTCGATCATCCTGGCCCGGCCCTTCGTGGTCGGGAACACCATCACGGTCGGCGACACCTCGGGCGTGGTCGATGAGGTCAAGATGGCCCATACCCGCCTGCTCGGCGAGGACGGGGAGCGCATCACCATCCCGAACAAGGACATCGTCGGCCGGGTCATCGTCAATTCGGAAACGCGGCGCGTGGTCCAGACCAAGATCGCGCTGGCCGCCGACGCCGATCTGGAGCGCGCGGCCCAGGCTGTGCGGAAGGCCGTCATCGATGCCCTGCCCCCGGCCGAGGAAGATGCCGGCGGCGCGCAGCCCCAGGTCGGGTTGCACGATTTCACCTTCGGCGGGCTGGTTCTGGGCGTGCGGTTCTGGGTGCCGTCCAGCCGCTATTACGAACTGCGCTATGCGGTCAACCGGGCGATTCTGGAGGCCCTGCGCGGGGCCGGGGTGGCGCTGCTGTCGGGCGTGCAGCCGGCGGTCTTGGGCGACAGCCTGTCGGGCGACGGCATGCCCGAAGGCCGACGGGAAGACGCCTGA